The window AGCGAAGGAGCGGGCTAATAAACGAAGCACGTCCGGGTTGCAAGAGGGCTGCGCGTGATTTTTTCATGACGAGACGCGTTGTGGCGCCCGCTCACCTCGTCATTCCGGGGCGTGCGAAGCACGAACCCGGAATCCATCGAGCCGCAAGCTTTGCTGAAAAATGGATTCCGGCTCGGCGCTGCGCGCCGCCCTCAGGTGCGCAATTTGCGCACCGGGGAATGACGGAGGGTAAGTCCGTCTCCCTGTCCCCACCTCGTCAGCTGCGCGCGACGTCCTGAAAGCAGGCGCGCAGCCAGTCGATGGTGACGCGCGTTGCCGCATCGCGCTTGAGATGGCTTTGCACCAGAAGCCAGACGTCACGCCGCTTCGGCAGCAGCGTGGCGCGCAGACGGCGATCGGTCAGCAGGTCCACGCAACTATGCTCCGGCAGCACACCGACTGCTTGATGCGACTGGACCAGCTTGTGGATGATGCGGACATTGTCGGTGACGCAGCGCGCACGAAGCCGCCTTGCGCGCAAAAACTGCATTTCCGGAATCCCTCCGAGCTCATCGGGATAGGCGCACGTCACTGCTTCGCCCGCTGTCGTCGCGGCCGGCTCGAAGAAATACAGCCTGACCTCGGCGAGCTTCGAGATTGCGAAGTCGCCCTTGTCCGGCTTGCGCAGGCGAATCGCGAGATCGGCTTCCCAGCGCGAGAATTTGACATTCTCGCTCGACGTCAGAAACTGCAACGTCAGACCCGGATGGGCGCGCAGCAATTCGCTGGTGCGCGGCGCCAGCACCTCCTCGGCCATCGCATTGGTGGAGGCGATGCGCAGCCGGCCGACCGGGCCGGGCAGGCTTTCGCCGATCCGGCCGATCTCCTCGGCATGCGCGGCCATCGCCTGGATGTGCGCGAGCACCACGTCGCACTGCCGGGTCGGCTTGCGGACGCCGTCGGCGGCCTCGAACAAACGTAGCCCGAGCGCGCGCTCGATCCGCGCCAGCCTGCGGCCGACCGTGGTCTCGTCGATGCGCAGCCGCGCGCTGGCGCCGGCATAGGTGCCCTCATCCCTGACGGCCGCGATGATGCGAAGGTCGTCCCAGTTCATGGCCTCAGGCTACATCGTGTCCGGCCCACCTGCAATAACGCAGCCACCGGCTGCAATATCCCTGCATAACAGCAGGCCGGTCCGCGGCTATATTTTCGCAAGACGCATCCTCTGGAGTTCTCAGGACCATGACCGCAGCCAAAACGCTGATGCAGCTTGCCGGTATCGACCTCACCCCGCCCCGCCTCGGCGACAGCTGCCTGGTGCTGATCGATATCCAGAACGAATATCTCGCCGGTCCCCTCGCCTTGCCCGACGCCAAACCCGCGATTGCGCGCGCAGCTGCATTGCTCTCCCGCGCGCGGGAAAGCGGCGCTGCGATCATCCACATCGCGCACAAGGGAGCGCCGGGAAGCCTGTTCGATCGCAGCGCCGAGCGTGGCGCGATCGTCGCGCCGCTTAAGCCACTGCCGGGCGAGAGCGTGATCGAGAAGCAATTGCCGAACGCATTCGCCGGCACCGAACTGAACGCGCAGCTTGCCGCGACCGGCCGCAAGGAGCTCGTGCTCGCCGGCTTCATGACGCATATGTGCATCAGCTCGACCGCCCGCGCCGCGCTTGATCTCGGCTTCCGCACCACGATCGATGCCGACGGCTGCGCCACCCGCGACCTGCCCGACGGCACAGGCGGCACGATCGCCGCCAAGCTCATTCACGACGTCGCCCTCGCCGAACTGTCCGACCGCTTCGCGATCATCGCGCGCGACAACGCCCTCGCCTGAGGATGCAATATGCTCCAGCTCTATTTCTTTCCCATGGCCTGCTCGCTCGCCAGCCGCATCGCGTTGATGGAAGCCGGCATCGAGGCGCGTTACCACCTGGCCCATATCTGGACCAAGAAGGTGCTGGACGACGACAGCGATTTTCGCGTGGTGTCACAGAAGGGTGCGGTGCCGGTACTGGTTCTTGAGAACGGCGAGCGGCTGACCGAAAGCGCGGCCGTGCTGCAGTATATCGCCGATCGGAAGCCCGAGCTCGGTCTCGCGCCGCCGCCGGGCGACCTGGACCGCTACCGCCTGCAGGAATGGCTGAGCTTCATCGGCACCGAGATCCACAAAGGCTTCCTGTTTCCGACCTTCTGGTACAAGGACGATGCATCGAAGGCCAGCGCGCGCGAACGGATCGGGCAAACCGTGTCGGTCGCCGCCGCGCGCCTCAATGGTCGCGACTATCTCGTCGGCGACCGCTTCACGGTCGCCGACGCGCATCTCGCCTGGGCCTTGATGCTGCTTCGCTCTGCCGGCGTCGATATCGCGCAGTGGCCCGAACTCGTCGACTATCTTGCGCGAATGCACGCGCGCCCGCACGTGAAGGCCGCCGTCGGCATCGAGACGCAGCTGTGGAAGAAGATGGCGGCGTGATCGCCGGCGGGCGCTCCCTCTCCAGCGAGGGCTTACGAGCGCATCGACCGTGATCGGCTACTGAAACGCGACCTCGGCGAAGCTGCGCAGCTTGCGCGAATGCAGGCGCTCGGATTCCTGCTGCTTGAGCCGCTCCAGCGCCTTCAGCCCGATCTGAAGGTGCTGGCCGACGCGCTGGCGATAGAATTCGCTCGCCATGCCCGCCAGCTTGATCTCGCCATGCAGCGGCTTGTCGGAGACGCACAGCAGCGTGCCGTAGGGCACGCGGAAGCGATAGCCGTTGGCGGCGATCGTCGCCGATTCCATGTCGAGCGCGATGGAGCGCGATTGCGACATCCGCCGGATCACCTGCGGCCCGCTGATTTCCCAATTGCGATTGTCGACGCTCGCGACTGTGCCGGTGCGCATCAACCGCTTGAGCTCGAAGCCAGTGAGCCCGGTCACCTCGCCGACCGCCTCCTCGAGCGCGACCTGCATCTCCGCAAGCGCGGGGATCGGCACCCAGAGCGGCAGCTCGTGATCGAGCACATGATCCTCACGGACATAGCCATGGGCCAGCACATAGTCGCCGAGCCGCTGCGTGTTGCGCAAGCCGGCGCAATGCCCGATCATCAGCCAGGCATGCGGCCGCAGCACCGCGACGTGATCGGTGATGTTGCGCGCGTTCGATGGACCGATCCCGATATTGATCAGGGTGATGCCGCGATAGCCGGGCTCGACGAGATGAAACGCCGGCATCTGCGGGACGCGATCCGAGGCCGTCCCGCTCACGCCGCCGCCTGCCAGCGCGTTGCGCGTGATCACATTGCCGGGCGCGACGAACGCCTCGAGGTCTTCCTCACCCGACGCGAGACGCTGCAGGCTCGATTGCGCGAAGGCGTCGACATAAAACTGGTAGTTGGTGAAGATCACGAAATTCTGGAAATGCTCGGGATCGGTGCCGGTGTAGTGATAGAGCCGGCGCAAGGAGTAATCGACGCGCGCGGCACGGAACAAGGCCAGCGGCTCGGGCGTCCCCGGCGTCAGTTCAAACGTGCCGTCGGCGATCGCATCGTCCATCGCCGCAAGGTCTGGCGTATCGAACACGTCGCGCAGCGATCGTGTGAACGCCGAGCTGTCGGCGATGGTCAGCGCTGCCTCGATATTGATGTCGCGCCGATAGGCGAAATGGATCGGAATCGGCTCGTTCGACTCGCCGATCTCGACCGCCACGCCATGGTTCTTGATCAGGAGCCCGATCTGCTCGGTGAGATAGGTCCGGAAAATGTCCGGCCGCGTGATGCTGGTCTCGTGGACACCGGGTCCCGCGACAAAACCGTAGGCGAGACGGGAATCGAGCCGGGCATGCGACGAGGTCGTGATGCGCACGAACGGGTAGTGTGCCCGCACCCGCGTCGTGCACGGCACCCCGTTGACATAGGCCTCGAAGCGACTGCGCAGGAATCCGGTGTTACGCTCGTAGATCTCTTCGAGACGGGCAACGGCGGCGCTCGCATCGACGAACGCTTCGGTCGTGATCGGCGGCGGAGTTTCGATGGGAGGCGTGGGAGACATGTTCGCTTTGCACCCGATCCGTTGCCGAGTTGGGACTCGCCCTGGATCAGCGCAGTATAACGACAATGGCCTCCAGTTCCAGATCGGCGCCGGTCGCGCCAGGCCGTTCTAAAGCGCGATGAAATCAGGCTGAATCGTCATCGCGCTTTAGAATTTTGTTTTAGCATGATCTTTTCGGAAACCCGCTTCGCACTTTTCCGGATCATGCTCTATTCCGGCTCGCGCGGCGGCAGCGCGCAGATCTCGGACCGGGTCAGGAACCGGCGTTCGCGCCCGTTGTCGAGCGAGAACATGCCGCCGCGGCCGGGAACGACGTCGATGATCAGATCGGTGTGCTTCCAGACGTCGTATTGCGCGCCGCTGATGTAGAACGGCGCCCCGCCGATTTCGCCGAGCTTGACGTCATGATCGCCGATCAGGAAGTCACCTTGCGGATAGCACATCGGCGACGAACCGTCGCAGCAGCCGCCGGACTGGTGAAACAGCACCGGCCCATGATCGGCGACGATCTCGGCAATCAGCGCCAGCGCAGCCGGCGTCGCGGTCACCTTGTCAGCCATCTCGGCCTCCGTGATGGAGGCTCCGGCGGGACGCCCCGCCGAAGCCTGTCGTCTTCGTCCCCTGAACGCGGGGCAGCCGGGTTATCAGAAGAAGCCGAGCTTCTTCGGGCTGTAGCTCACCAGCATGTTCTTGGTCTGCTGGTAATGGTCGAGCATCATCTTGTGGTTCTCGCGGCCGACGCCGGACTGCTTGTAGCCGCCGAACGCCGCATGCGCTGGATAGGCGTGGTAGCAGTTGGTCCAGACCCGGCCGGCCTGGATGGCCCGGCCGAATCGGTAGCAGCGATTGACGTCGCGACTCCAGATGCCGGCACCGAGGCCGTAGAGCGTGTCGTTGGCGATCGAGAGCGCGTCCTCGTCGTTCTTGAAGGTGGTCACAGACACCACGGGCCCGAAGATCTCCTCCTGGAAGATGCGCATCTTGTTGTGGCCCTTGAACACCGTCGGCTTGACATAGTAGCCGCCCGAGAGCCCGCCGCCGAGATTGTTGCGCTCGCCGCCGGCGAGCACCTCGGCGCCTTCCTTCTTGCCGATGTCGATGTAGGAGAGGATCTTCTCGAGCTGCTCGGAGGACGCCTGCGCGCCGATCATGGTGGTCGGGTCGAGCGGACTGCCCTGGGTGATCGCTTCGACGCGCTTCAGCGCGCGCTCCATGAAGCGGTCATAGATCGATTCGTGGATCAGCGCCCGGCTCGGGCAGGTGCAGACCTCGCCCTGATTGAGCGCGAACATCACGAAGCCTTCGATCGCTTTGTCGAAGAAATCGTCGTCCTCGGCGCAGACATCCTTGAAGAAGATGTTGGGCGATTTGCCGCCGAGTTCGAGCGTCACCGGGATCAGGTTCTGCGAGGCATATTGCATGATCAGCCGGCCCGTCGTGGTCTCGCCGGTGAAGGCGATCTTGGCGATCCGGTTCGACGAGGCCAAGGGCTTGCCGGCCTCGAGGCCAAAGCCGTTGACGACGTTCACCACGCCCTTGGGCAGGAGATCGCCGATCAGCTCGAGCCAGACCAGGATCGAGGCCGGCGTCTGTTCGGCCGGCTTGATGACCACGCAGTTGCCGGCGGCGAGCGCGGGCGCAAGCTTCCAGGTCGCCATCAGGATCGGGAAGTTCCAGGGAATGATCTGGCCGACCACGCCGAGCGGCTCGTGGAAGTGATAGGCGATCGTGTCGTGGTCGATCTCCGAGATCGAGCCTTCCTGTCCGCGGATCGCGCTGGCGAAGTAACGGAAGTGATCGATCGCCAGCGGCATGTCGGCGGCCATCGTCTCGCGGATCGGCTTGCCGTTGTCCCAGGTCTCGGCGGTGGCGAGCTTTTCGAGATTGGCCTCCATCCGGTCGGCGATCCTGTTGAGGATCAGCGAGCGCTCGGCGACGCTGGTCTTGCCCCAGGCGTCCTTGGCTGCATGCGCGGCATCGAGCGCCGCCTCGATATCCGACGCGTCGGAGCGCGGGATCTCGCAGACCGGAAGGCCGGTCACCGGCGAGATGTTCTCAAAATACTTTCCGGAGCGGGGCTCGCGCCATTCGCCGCCGATGAAATTGCCGTAGCGCTTGGCGAACGGCGCCTTGAGCACGGACTGCATGTCAACCTTGTTCATGTGTTCCTCCGTTGGCACGCCGATGCACACGGCGTTGGCCGGGACGCTCGGTCAAATCAGGCTGGCAGAACAGGGGCCTGCCCCAAGGGCCGCGGGGGAACTGTCGCAAATCTGAGACAGAGTGCGCCGCAAACTGGCACAGATGCGTCAGCGCTCCGGACGCCGGTAATGAGCTTGCGGAAATGTCCTAGAGCATGATGATTAGGTTGAGCTGGAACGGCGTCGAAAGTTCACCTCTCCCTTGGGAGAGGTCGATTTGCGCAGCAAATCGGGTGAGGGGTTACGGTCTATCGAGAGAGCAAGAGCCCTCACCCGGATTGCACCGGACGATGCTTCGCATCGCCGAGAGCAATCCGACCTCTCCCCAACGGGGAGAGGTGAGACCGCGCCAAGCCGATTCAACCAAAACTCGTCGCGCCTTAGCGATGCAAGCCGAGCTGCTTGAGCTTGCGGTGCAACGTGGCGCGGGACATGTCGAGATCCTTGGCGGCTTTCGACACGTTGCCGCCGGCGCGCGCCAGCGCACGCTGCAACGCTGCACGTTCCGCGGCGGCCAGGCCGCCATCGTCGCGCGTCTCGCCGATCAGATCGGCCGCCGGCAATGGCCGCGCCAGCGACGCCGCGTTGAGGCCAAGCGCGCGGCGCGCGGCGCGCGTTGCACCGATCACGAGATCGTCGCGATCGACCGCGAGCAGCGAGTTGACGGCGCGCTCGCTTCGCGGTGTCAGCAGAATTCGTGCATCGGGAAACGCCCGGCGAAAGTTCTCGGCTTCGATCGCGCGCGCGGCGTCCGTCACCGTGGTCGCAATCAGCCGGGAAAATCCGTCCGTCAGGTCCGCCCGGCAGGACGACACATCGAGCGCCGCGGCAAGCTCGCCATGCTCGTCGAAGATCGGCGCGGTGGTGCAGAACAGGGCGGAATTGCGCGTGAAGAAGTGCTGCCCGCGGTCGATCGACAGCGGGCGCTTCTCGACGATGCAGGTGCCGATGCCGTTGGTCCCCTCGTACTTCTCGCTCCAGACCGCACCGGTCCAGAGCCCCCAGGCGTCGAACGTCGCATCATCGGCGCCCGCGCCGCGCCGGTCGACGACGACGCCGTCGCGGTCCGCCAGCAGCACCGAGCAGCCGACCCCGCCCACGGCAAGGAACAGCCGGTCGAGCGTTCGCTGGGCGACCTTCAGGAATTCGCCGAGCCGCTGCTGCGCGGCGGCGATCTCAGCCTGGCCGAGACGATGCGACGGCAGGCGGCTCGCCGGATCGAGCGCATGCAGATGGCCGGAACGACGCCACGACGCCGACAGGTCGGATGGCGCCCCGCCTCCGGCCAGCACGTCGAGAACCTTGTCCGTGTGCATGACGCCTGGCGACCGGCTCATGCTTCCCTCCCCTGCTCCGCGGGTTCTGTGACCCTCGCAAGCGCGGCGCTGTTGGCCCTGGCATCCTTGTATTTCGTAGGATATAGCGCCCCCAGCGGCCTTTCAAGGGATGGGACTGCGACCTTCGGACAGGTACGGGGGCTGCATCGCGTCGTTCACGCCGTGGGGGCCGCGCCCCCAAGGACGACGGCGCTTACTGAATCCTCGCCAAAACCGCGAGGCGGCGGATGCCCTTGTTACGATAGGCATCGAGGAACGCGTAATAGTCCTTGAACGAGACGCAACCGTTGGAGTCGCCGTTCGGGCCGAGCATGAAGGTGTGCGCGAGCAGGCCGTCGCGGTTGAAGATCTTGCCTTCGCCGCCGATCGGATTGAGCCGCAGCGCCGGCACGCCGTGGAACAGCGCCTCGCGCGGCTTGAGCTCGTAGATGTGCGGCGGCGTCACGCCGACCATCTTCATATGCGAGGACCTGGGATCGTCGAGCCGGGAGCCGAGGCCGGAATGCGCCTCGAGCCGCGTGCCGTCCGGCAAATACACGGTCTTGGCCGAGATGTCGTAGACCGCGGTCTGGCGGTCATAGGGCGGCGAGCCGCCGAGCATCGGGCTCTGGTCCAGCGTCGAGGGGATGCTGCCGGTGACATTGGCATCGGCGGAAGCGAAGGAGAGCAGCCCGCCGCTCGACTCGCGCTTGCCCCACAGCTTCTCGACCATGGTCTGCCGCTCGCTCGATGCGATCGACAGCACTGCGGCCTTAGCGCGCGCGGCCATGTCACGGACGCCACCGGATTTGGTCGCCTGCTTCGCCTCGGGCGCCTTCTCGGCCGCCTTCTCGGCCGCCTTCTCAGTTCCTTTGGGTTCAACCGTCGCAGCGGGATCGTTGAGTGCCACCTTCAGATTGGCGGCGGCTTGCTTCTTGGCGGTCTCGACCGATTTCGGCGCCGGCAAAGGCTTCGATGCCTCGGCGAGTTCTGCCGTCGCCACCGCCCTCGCCGCTACGGCGACCTTGGGTTCAGCGGCCTGCTTGATCGGGTCGATCTGCGGTGCGGCGTCAGCCACGACGCTGGACGCGACGCCGTCGGGCGCGGCGGCCGCAAACCGATCGTTAAACATAAGTGACGGTGTCGGCGCTTCCGACTTCGCGACCTCGGTCTTTGCGGGCGCCGCCGGCGCGGGCGTCAAGGACGCGAACACCTCGTTGAACGCGGGTGCGGGCCGCGCGGCGACCGCGACGGGCCGCTTCACGACCGGCGCTTCAAACGACGCATTGCCGACTGACGGATAGACGCTCGCCGCAAAGATGTTGGCGTAGACGGTCCAGGCGCAGCCAAGCACCAGCCCCGCCACCGCGGCGCTGCCGAGGAAATGCTGTGGGAGGATTTTTCGGGAGGTTTTCTTGCGGCTTGGCGCCCCAAGAACATACGCACTCGCACTCGTACCCATACGCCCGGCGCTCAAAACAGGTCCACCTTTGTCCCTCACCCGACGCATCGTCGAACGATGTTCGGCTCAACGTCGCGCGGGGGCACAGACGGCCATTAAGGCGACTTTTAGTTAAATGCGACTTAACCGGTTGCAATCCCCTGCGGCGCGGGAAGTGCCTGTGGCGTAGGGCTTTTTTAAGATGACATTGGACCGCCAAAACGGCTTTTTTGTCCCATGATGGGACATTCCGGCACACGGCCCCGCCGCCGCATGCCGAGATAAATCCTAGGGAGAATTTCCTTGCCGATGGCCCCGTAATCGCGCGGGGATCGAGCAAAATCCATCTCTCAATAGCTGAGCTTCGGATACCAGCCTGCGCCGCGCCCCTCGCGCGTGGTGTCGAGCAGGGTCCAGAGCGGGTCCATGTCCGGCGCGCCGCGCGGGTCCTGGCCGGGGTCGACCGTGCCGGCTCCCATCTCGCCGGCCCAGAAATGTCGGATCACGCCGCTCTGGCGCGTGAAGACATTGTAGCCGGGCACGTCGCTGTCATCCTCGCTGACATAGTCGCGCGTGTAATCGCCCGACGCATCCGAATAGACCTTGTGACGCGTCCAGCCGCGCGCCTTCTTCGCCTCGATCAGCCGCGCGATCGGCGAGCGCGCCGCGAACACGAACGACACGCGCTGCTCGATATCGGGCAGCTTCTCCTCCCATGTGCCCATGAACGATGTGCACATCGGGCACGGCTTCTCGCGCTGCGGGCCGAACATGTAGCTGTAGATGATGAGCGTCTGCTTGC of the Bradyrhizobium quebecense genome contains:
- a CDS encoding LysR family transcriptional regulator, translating into MNWDDLRIIAAVRDEGTYAGASARLRIDETTVGRRLARIERALGLRLFEAADGVRKPTRQCDVVLAHIQAMAAHAEEIGRIGESLPGPVGRLRIASTNAMAEEVLAPRTSELLRAHPGLTLQFLTSSENVKFSRWEADLAIRLRKPDKGDFAISKLAEVRLYFFEPAATTAGEAVTCAYPDELGGIPEMQFLRARRLRARCVTDNVRIIHKLVQSHQAVGVLPEHSCVDLLTDRRLRATLLPKRRDVWLLVQSHLKRDAATRVTIDWLRACFQDVARS
- a CDS encoding cysteine hydrolase family protein codes for the protein MTAAKTLMQLAGIDLTPPRLGDSCLVLIDIQNEYLAGPLALPDAKPAIARAAALLSRARESGAAIIHIAHKGAPGSLFDRSAERGAIVAPLKPLPGESVIEKQLPNAFAGTELNAQLAATGRKELVLAGFMTHMCISSTARAALDLGFRTTIDADGCATRDLPDGTGGTIAAKLIHDVALAELSDRFAIIARDNALA
- a CDS encoding glutathione binding-like protein, encoding MLQLYFFPMACSLASRIALMEAGIEARYHLAHIWTKKVLDDDSDFRVVSQKGAVPVLVLENGERLTESAAVLQYIADRKPELGLAPPPGDLDRYRLQEWLSFIGTEIHKGFLFPTFWYKDDASKASARERIGQTVSVAAARLNGRDYLVGDRFTVADAHLAWALMLLRSAGVDIAQWPELVDYLARMHARPHVKAAVGIETQLWKKMAA
- a CDS encoding AMP nucleosidase, whose translation is MSPTPPIETPPPITTEAFVDASAAVARLEEIYERNTGFLRSRFEAYVNGVPCTTRVRAHYPFVRITTSSHARLDSRLAYGFVAGPGVHETSITRPDIFRTYLTEQIGLLIKNHGVAVEIGESNEPIPIHFAYRRDINIEAALTIADSSAFTRSLRDVFDTPDLAAMDDAIADGTFELTPGTPEPLALFRAARVDYSLRRLYHYTGTDPEHFQNFVIFTNYQFYVDAFAQSSLQRLASGEEDLEAFVAPGNVITRNALAGGGVSGTASDRVPQMPAFHLVEPGYRGITLINIGIGPSNARNITDHVAVLRPHAWLMIGHCAGLRNTQRLGDYVLAHGYVREDHVLDHELPLWVPIPALAEMQVALEEAVGEVTGLTGFELKRLMRTGTVASVDNRNWEISGPQVIRRMSQSRSIALDMESATIAANGYRFRVPYGTLLCVSDKPLHGEIKLAGMASEFYRQRVGQHLQIGLKALERLKQQESERLHSRKLRSFAEVAFQ
- a CDS encoding DUF779 domain-containing protein; this encodes MADKVTATPAALALIAEIVADHGPVLFHQSGGCCDGSSPMCYPQGDFLIGDHDVKLGEIGGAPFYISGAQYDVWKHTDLIIDVVPGRGGMFSLDNGRERRFLTRSEICALPPREPE
- the adh gene encoding aldehyde dehydrogenase, which encodes MNKVDMQSVLKAPFAKRYGNFIGGEWREPRSGKYFENISPVTGLPVCEIPRSDASDIEAALDAAHAAKDAWGKTSVAERSLILNRIADRMEANLEKLATAETWDNGKPIRETMAADMPLAIDHFRYFASAIRGQEGSISEIDHDTIAYHFHEPLGVVGQIIPWNFPILMATWKLAPALAAGNCVVIKPAEQTPASILVWLELIGDLLPKGVVNVVNGFGLEAGKPLASSNRIAKIAFTGETTTGRLIMQYASQNLIPVTLELGGKSPNIFFKDVCAEDDDFFDKAIEGFVMFALNQGEVCTCPSRALIHESIYDRFMERALKRVEAITQGSPLDPTTMIGAQASSEQLEKILSYIDIGKKEGAEVLAGGERNNLGGGLSGGYYVKPTVFKGHNKMRIFQEEIFGPVVSVTTFKNDEDALSIANDTLYGLGAGIWSRDVNRCYRFGRAIQAGRVWTNCYHAYPAHAAFGGYKQSGVGRENHKMMLDHYQQTKNMLVSYSPKKLGFF
- a CDS encoding GAF domain-containing protein; translation: MSRSPGVMHTDKVLDVLAGGGAPSDLSASWRRSGHLHALDPASRLPSHRLGQAEIAAAQQRLGEFLKVAQRTLDRLFLAVGGVGCSVLLADRDGVVVDRRGAGADDATFDAWGLWTGAVWSEKYEGTNGIGTCIVEKRPLSIDRGQHFFTRNSALFCTTAPIFDEHGELAAALDVSSCRADLTDGFSRLIATTVTDAARAIEAENFRRAFPDARILLTPRSERAVNSLLAVDRDDLVIGATRAARRALGLNAASLARPLPAADLIGETRDDGGLAAAERAALQRALARAGGNVSKAAKDLDMSRATLHRKLKQLGLHR
- a CDS encoding DUF2778 domain-containing protein; its protein translation is MAGLVLGCAWTVYANIFAASVYPSVGNASFEAPVVKRPVAVAARPAPAFNEVFASLTPAPAAPAKTEVAKSEAPTPSLMFNDRFAAAAPDGVASSVVADAAPQIDPIKQAAEPKVAVAARAVATAELAEASKPLPAPKSVETAKKQAAANLKVALNDPAATVEPKGTEKAAEKAAEKAPEAKQATKSGGVRDMAARAKAAVLSIASSERQTMVEKLWGKRESSGGLLSFASADANVTGSIPSTLDQSPMLGGSPPYDRQTAVYDISAKTVYLPDGTRLEAHSGLGSRLDDPRSSHMKMVGVTPPHIYELKPREALFHGVPALRLNPIGGEGKIFNRDGLLAHTFMLGPNGDSNGCVSFKDYYAFLDAYRNKGIRRLAVLARIQ
- a CDS encoding DUF899 family protein translates to MTSSALKPAAELANTNARRFPNESAEYRRARQALLVEEIELRRHIARVAELRRALPPGGEVTRAYEFTGESGAASLADLFGSKQTLIIYSYMFGPQREKPCPMCTSFMGTWEEKLPDIEQRVSFVFAARSPIARLIEAKKARGWTRHKVYSDASGDYTRDYVSEDDSDVPGYNVFTRQSGVIRHFWAGEMGAGTVDPGQDPRGAPDMDPLWTLLDTTREGRGAGWYPKLSY